Proteins encoded within one genomic window of Amorphoplanes friuliensis DSM 7358:
- a CDS encoding ABC transporter permease, with product MTRSWLRSYLLLLRWSVIRLRYLLPMVLVVQVFLAVGIVVGFAYLLPSIDPATALYLSTGAPTLGLITIGMVMAPQLVAQSKTEGTFTYNRTLPVPRTAVLAADVTTWLLPGAPGLVLGLLAAVLRFDLNLHVSWWVLPAMLLVALTATTIGFAMAYALSPSLTSVISQAIVFVALMFSPINFPADRLPEWLRAVHEVLPFQYMAQAVRETLTSPPGGITVLPFAVLAVWCAAGLAITLRVMTRRD from the coding sequence ATGACGCGGAGTTGGTTGCGTAGTTATCTGCTCCTGCTGCGCTGGTCGGTGATCCGCCTGCGCTATCTGCTGCCGATGGTCCTGGTCGTCCAGGTGTTCCTGGCGGTCGGGATCGTCGTCGGCTTCGCCTACCTGCTGCCGTCCATCGACCCGGCGACGGCGCTCTACCTCTCGACCGGCGCACCGACACTCGGGCTGATCACGATCGGCATGGTGATGGCGCCGCAACTCGTCGCGCAGTCCAAGACCGAGGGCACTTTCACCTACAACCGGACCCTTCCGGTACCCCGGACCGCCGTGCTGGCCGCCGATGTGACCACGTGGCTGCTCCCCGGGGCGCCGGGACTGGTGCTCGGACTGCTCGCGGCCGTGCTGCGCTTCGACCTGAACCTGCACGTCAGCTGGTGGGTGTTGCCGGCGATGCTGCTGGTGGCGCTGACGGCGACGACGATCGGCTTTGCCATGGCGTACGCGCTGTCGCCCTCGCTGACGAGCGTGATCTCCCAGGCGATCGTGTTCGTCGCGCTGATGTTCTCGCCGATCAACTTCCCCGCCGACCGCCTGCCGGAGTGGCTGCGGGCGGTGCACGAGGTGCTGCCGTTCCAGTACATGGCCCAGGCCGTCCGCGAGACGCTGACCTCGCCGCCCGGAGGCATCACCGTGCTGCCGTTCGCCGTGCTGGCCGTCTGGTGCGCCGCCGGCCTGGCCATCACGCTACGGGTGATGACCAGGCGCGACTGA
- a CDS encoding endonuclease/exonuclease/phosphatase family protein — protein MTITSSAPTTKPVRVRRVVWLVLLWLLVLPGTVWAVLRLGGWEQGALVQLFAFTPYVAAWSVMPVLAALVTRRWLAAAVATVTVALFAVMVLPRAFPDNNRGPQGGVALHVMTSNMLFGNADPAELVRLVRENDVAVLALQEFSPNAQTQLAAAGLGELLPYSSLGAEYGAGGSGLYSRFPITEPGVRQNGGGFRQAYGTIQPPGASAVVVESAHPLAPYSIEILNQWRNDLGEEPRADPKGVPRILLGDFNSTLDHAPLRDLISSGYRDAADAAGQGLIGTWGPYDGDPLPPVTIDHVLADKRLGVGAVSVHTIPGSDHRAIVAGLRLPAV, from the coding sequence ATGACGATCACCAGCTCAGCACCCACGACCAAACCGGTCCGGGTACGCCGTGTGGTGTGGCTGGTGCTGCTGTGGCTCCTGGTGCTCCCCGGCACGGTCTGGGCGGTGCTGCGCCTCGGCGGGTGGGAGCAGGGCGCGCTCGTGCAGTTGTTCGCCTTCACCCCGTACGTCGCGGCGTGGTCGGTGATGCCGGTGCTCGCCGCACTCGTGACCCGGCGCTGGCTGGCCGCGGCGGTCGCCACGGTCACCGTCGCCCTCTTCGCCGTGATGGTGCTGCCCCGGGCGTTCCCCGACAACAACCGCGGCCCGCAGGGTGGTGTCGCCCTGCACGTCATGACGTCGAACATGCTCTTCGGCAACGCCGACCCGGCCGAACTCGTCCGGCTCGTCCGCGAGAACGATGTGGCGGTGCTGGCGCTGCAGGAGTTCAGCCCGAACGCACAGACCCAGCTCGCGGCGGCCGGGCTCGGCGAGCTGCTGCCCTACTCGTCGCTGGGTGCGGAGTACGGCGCCGGCGGCTCCGGGCTCTACTCCCGCTTCCCGATCACCGAGCCCGGCGTACGCCAGAACGGCGGCGGCTTCCGTCAGGCGTACGGGACGATCCAGCCGCCCGGGGCCTCCGCCGTGGTGGTGGAGTCGGCGCATCCGCTGGCCCCGTACTCGATCGAGATCTTGAACCAGTGGCGGAACGACCTCGGCGAGGAACCGCGCGCGGACCCGAAAGGTGTCCCCCGCATCCTGCTCGGCGACTTCAACTCGACCCTCGACCACGCACCGCTCCGCGACCTGATCAGCAGCGGCTACCGCGACGCGGCGGACGCGGCCGGCCAGGGCCTGATCGGCACGTGGGGCCCCTACGACGGCGACCCGCTGCCGCCGGTGACTATCGACCACGTCCTCGCGGACAAACGCCTCGGCGTCGGCGCGGTCAGCGTCCACACCATCCCGGGCAGCGACCACCGCGCGATCGTCGCCGGCCTCAGACTCCCGGCGGTGTAG
- a CDS encoding ABC transporter ATP-binding protein, protein MLHIENLTKVYRRGARANDGISLDVAAGEVLGLLGHNGAGKTTLLSQIVGLVRPTGGHITLLGRDPVADPAYARKVCSFQPQAQAPLTGVTARQAIEIVGRIRGGKRRVVQRRTAELLAALDIEEWADQPGERLSGGVRRLTAFSMAIVEPGGLVMLDEPTNDVDPVRRRLLWEQVRALATEDRAVVLVTHNITEAERAIDRVVVLSQGRVTAAGTPASLATDQEMRLEVWLPGADPAPPLWARTVRRDGDRLVLSLAAADGPSRPPGPTACRRVFRSTPPASRTSTSG, encoded by the coding sequence GTGCTGCACATCGAGAACCTGACCAAGGTCTACCGCCGCGGCGCGCGCGCCAACGACGGCATCAGCCTGGACGTCGCGGCGGGTGAGGTGCTGGGCCTGCTCGGGCACAACGGCGCCGGCAAGACCACTCTGCTCAGTCAGATCGTCGGCCTGGTCCGGCCGACCGGCGGCCACATCACCCTGCTCGGCCGGGACCCGGTCGCCGACCCCGCGTACGCGAGAAAGGTGTGCTCCTTCCAGCCGCAGGCGCAGGCACCACTGACCGGGGTGACCGCCCGCCAGGCGATCGAGATCGTGGGCCGGATCAGGGGCGGAAAGCGCCGCGTGGTCCAGCGACGGACCGCGGAACTGCTGGCGGCGCTCGACATCGAGGAGTGGGCCGACCAGCCCGGCGAACGGCTGTCCGGTGGTGTCCGGCGGCTGACGGCGTTCTCCATGGCGATCGTCGAGCCGGGCGGTCTGGTGATGCTGGACGAGCCCACCAACGACGTCGACCCGGTGCGCCGCCGCCTGCTGTGGGAGCAGGTGCGTGCCCTCGCCACCGAGGATCGGGCGGTGGTGCTGGTCACCCACAACATCACCGAGGCCGAACGCGCGATCGACCGGGTCGTGGTGCTCAGCCAGGGCCGGGTGACCGCGGCCGGCACACCCGCGTCCCTGGCGACGGATCAGGAGATGCGGCTCGAGGTGTGGCTGCCCGGGGCGGATCCCGCACCACCGCTGTGGGCCCGCACGGTCCGCCGCGACGGCGACCGGCTCGTCCTCTCACTGGCCGCGGCCGACGGGCCCTCGCGGCCGCCTGGGCCCACAGCCTGCCGGCGCGTTTTTCGCTCAACCCCACCAGCCTCGAGGACGTCTACGTCGGGCTGA
- a CDS encoding branched-chain amino acid aminotransferase, whose product MSGGDNLDFEIRPHPAPVSDADRATLLANPGFGRIFTDHMVTIRYAEGKGWYEPRVEARAPIPMDPAAAVLHYAQEIFEGLKAYTTPDGGVAMFRPDANAARFGQSAQRMAMPVLPQPTFLESLSQLIKIDKRWIPESDEGSLYLRPFAYASEVFLGVRPAMEYLYLVIASPVGAYFSGGVKPVTVWVTPDYTRAAPGGTGAAKCGGNYAAGLSAQAEAIEHGCDQVVYLDAVERKYVDELGGMNIVFVQDDGSLVTPPLTGTILPGITRDSILKLAQRAGRKVEERPVSFDEWRDGAASGRIREAFACGTAAVITPIGTVRHPDGEFTVADGGSGEVTMALRQELGDIQRGRAEDPFGWVHRVL is encoded by the coding sequence ATGAGTGGTGGTGACAACCTCGACTTCGAGATCCGTCCGCACCCGGCGCCCGTAAGTGACGCGGACCGCGCGACACTGCTGGCCAACCCGGGCTTCGGCCGGATCTTCACCGACCACATGGTCACCATCCGCTATGCGGAGGGGAAGGGCTGGTACGAGCCCCGGGTGGAGGCGCGCGCGCCGATCCCGATGGACCCGGCCGCGGCTGTGCTGCACTACGCGCAGGAGATCTTCGAGGGCCTGAAGGCGTACACGACGCCGGACGGCGGTGTGGCGATGTTCCGCCCGGACGCCAACGCGGCCCGGTTCGGGCAGTCGGCCCAGCGCATGGCGATGCCGGTGCTGCCGCAGCCGACGTTCCTCGAGTCGCTGAGCCAGCTCATCAAGATCGACAAGCGGTGGATCCCGGAGAGCGACGAGGGCAGCCTCTACCTGCGCCCGTTCGCGTACGCGAGCGAGGTTTTCCTCGGAGTGCGCCCGGCGATGGAATACCTGTACCTGGTGATCGCCTCGCCGGTCGGCGCCTACTTCAGCGGCGGTGTGAAGCCGGTGACTGTGTGGGTCACGCCCGACTACACGCGTGCGGCGCCCGGTGGCACCGGTGCGGCGAAGTGCGGCGGCAACTACGCCGCCGGTCTCTCCGCGCAGGCCGAGGCGATCGAGCACGGCTGTGACCAGGTGGTCTACCTCGACGCGGTGGAGCGGAAGTACGTCGACGAGCTCGGCGGCATGAACATCGTCTTCGTCCAGGACGACGGTTCGCTGGTGACGCCGCCGCTGACCGGCACGATCCTGCCCGGCATCACCCGTGACTCGATCCTCAAGCTGGCGCAGCGGGCCGGTCGCAAGGTCGAGGAGCGCCCGGTCAGCTTCGACGAGTGGCGTGACGGCGCCGCGTCGGGCCGGATCCGCGAGGCGTTCGCGTGTGGCACCGCCGCGGTGATCACGCCGATCGGCACGGTCCGCCACCCGGACGGCGAGTTCACCGTCGCGGACGGCGGCTCGGGTGAGGTCACGATGGCGCTGCGCCAGGAGCTGGGCGACATCCAGCGGGGCCGCGCCGAGGACCCGTTCGGCTGGGTGCACCGGGTTCTCTAG
- a CDS encoding tyrosine-protein phosphatase, translating into MADEYPRTVTFSASYNFRDVGGYAGLDNRTVRWRRLFRADSLHRLKGDDLQTFSDLGVRSVIDLRRVFEVEEHGRVPEAEGLAYHNLVVKHIDWDTVAPSLPHERWLADRYLNFAEDGQEGLAAALSLIADPEAAPVVVHCMAGKDRTGVVCALTLSLLGVSDADIAQDYALTEVAMASLTAYLMRTKPDLVQDKYHMFDCPQDAMLLFLGDLRDRYGSVEKYVREIGLSTDQIAAMRDHLLTSS; encoded by the coding sequence GTGGCCGACGAATATCCCCGCACCGTGACGTTCTCCGCCAGCTACAACTTCCGCGACGTCGGTGGTTACGCCGGCCTCGACAATCGCACGGTGAGGTGGCGGCGCCTGTTCCGCGCCGACTCCCTGCACCGGCTCAAGGGCGACGACCTGCAGACCTTCAGCGACCTGGGCGTCCGGAGCGTCATCGACCTGCGCCGGGTCTTCGAGGTCGAGGAGCACGGCCGGGTCCCCGAGGCCGAGGGCCTCGCCTATCACAACCTCGTGGTGAAGCACATCGACTGGGACACCGTCGCACCGTCGCTGCCGCACGAGCGCTGGCTGGCCGACCGCTACCTCAACTTCGCCGAGGACGGCCAGGAAGGCCTGGCGGCGGCGCTGAGCCTGATCGCCGACCCCGAGGCGGCGCCGGTTGTCGTGCACTGCATGGCCGGCAAGGACCGCACCGGCGTGGTCTGCGCGCTCACGCTCTCACTGCTCGGAGTGTCCGATGCGGACATCGCCCAGGACTACGCGCTGACCGAGGTCGCGATGGCGTCGCTGACGGCCTACCTGATGCGCACCAAACCCGACCTGGTGCAGGACAAATACCACATGTTCGACTGCCCGCAGGACGCCATGCTGCTCTTCCTCGGCGACCTGCGCGACCGGTACGGCTCGGTCGAGAAGTACGTCCGCGAGATCGGCCTCAGCACCGATCAGATCGCGGCGATGCGCGACCACCTGCTGACGTCCAGCTGA
- a CDS encoding TetR/AcrR family transcriptional regulator: MTERLTRAQQQERTRERLLNAAETLIGDRGIHQTSLDQIAAAAGLTKGAIYANFGSKKELIAAILDRKLTSDDGEPHEPLSSLDRWASSLGDSYSVNVERPEIRRFALAMIELWLYGMREDAGRAPVAEWLRTIRALNSKKAESLATGELPMPVDQLSALMTALDIGVAMQHYLDPEAVPPEVYRAGLEAVMRRPEASTPPGV, translated from the coding sequence ATGACCGAGCGACTCACCCGCGCGCAGCAGCAGGAGCGCACCCGCGAGCGCCTTCTCAACGCCGCCGAGACCCTCATCGGCGACCGCGGCATCCACCAGACGTCGCTCGACCAGATCGCGGCGGCTGCCGGTCTGACCAAGGGCGCGATCTACGCCAACTTCGGCAGCAAAAAAGAGCTGATCGCCGCGATCCTGGACCGCAAGCTGACCTCGGACGACGGCGAGCCGCACGAGCCGCTGTCGTCCCTGGACAGGTGGGCGAGTTCGCTCGGTGACAGTTACTCGGTCAACGTCGAGCGGCCGGAGATCCGCCGCTTCGCACTGGCAATGATCGAGCTGTGGCTCTACGGCATGCGCGAGGACGCCGGCCGCGCACCGGTCGCCGAATGGCTGCGCACTATCCGCGCGCTGAACAGCAAAAAAGCGGAGTCGCTCGCGACCGGCGAGCTCCCGATGCCCGTCGACCAGCTTTCCGCCTTGATGACAGCCCTGGACATCGGCGTCGCGATGCAGCACTACCTCGACCCCGAGGCGGTCCCGCCGGAGGTCTACCGCGCCGGCCTCGAAGCCGTCATGCGCCGCCCGGAGGCGTCTACACCGCCGGGAGTCTGA
- a CDS encoding M16 family metallopeptidase: MSLVATRPGAGEARPYTFPAIQRVSVAGGEVVAAHMPGQHLATAALLLDAGGARETAGREGTATVLAKCLEEGTSARDSAAFALALEGLGAELSTSVDWDAFRVGVSVPSALLPRAVALLAEAARTPRLDPADVLRVRDDEVTGLRMDWAQPGPRADAALRMDLFGAGERYGRPLHGDPTSVAAVTAEDVVEFHKSWFQRAGVLLVAGDLARLDLAELGAAAFAGTSGSPLTPALPLPATVGSARRVLLVDRPGSVQSTLRLGHRAPERAHPDYVPMTLAATVLGGAFTSRLNHLIREVKGYTYGIRADFAMTRRFGRFGVSTSVQTAVTAPALVDTVGEITRTWQEGVTEEELAVGRTWRAGQLTVDMQTPGSIAGSLATLVVHGLPDDYYATLRRDLLDATVADVSAAAQQHLHPEGLTLVVEGDAASIRDELVASGIGEIVDVEV, from the coding sequence GCCGTACACGTTCCCGGCGATCCAGCGGGTGTCGGTGGCCGGCGGTGAGGTTGTCGCCGCGCACATGCCCGGCCAGCATCTCGCGACCGCCGCGCTGCTGCTCGACGCCGGTGGCGCCCGGGAGACCGCGGGACGCGAGGGCACGGCCACCGTGCTCGCCAAGTGCCTCGAGGAGGGCACCTCGGCCCGCGACTCGGCGGCGTTTGCGCTCGCCCTGGAGGGCCTGGGTGCCGAGCTCTCCACGTCGGTCGACTGGGATGCGTTCCGCGTCGGTGTGTCCGTACCGTCGGCTCTGCTGCCCCGGGCTGTCGCCCTGCTGGCGGAGGCGGCACGGACCCCGCGCCTGGACCCGGCCGATGTCCTGCGGGTGCGGGACGACGAGGTCACCGGGCTGCGGATGGACTGGGCGCAGCCCGGTCCGCGGGCGGATGCCGCGCTGCGGATGGACCTGTTCGGTGCCGGTGAGCGTTACGGCCGCCCGTTGCACGGTGATCCCACGTCGGTGGCGGCGGTGACCGCCGAGGACGTGGTCGAGTTCCACAAGTCGTGGTTCCAGCGGGCGGGTGTGCTGCTCGTCGCCGGTGACCTGGCACGTCTCGACCTGGCCGAGCTCGGTGCCGCCGCGTTCGCGGGCACGTCCGGTTCGCCGCTGACACCGGCCCTGCCGCTGCCGGCGACGGTCGGCTCGGCTCGTCGTGTGCTGCTGGTCGACCGGCCCGGTTCGGTGCAGTCGACACTGCGTCTGGGGCACCGCGCCCCGGAACGCGCGCACCCGGACTACGTGCCGATGACCCTCGCGGCCACGGTGCTGGGCGGGGCGTTCACCTCGCGGCTCAACCACCTGATCCGCGAGGTCAAGGGCTACACGTACGGCATCCGCGCCGACTTCGCGATGACGCGGCGGTTCGGGCGGTTCGGGGTCAGCACCTCGGTGCAGACGGCCGTGACCGCTCCGGCGCTGGTCGACACGGTCGGCGAGATCACCCGTACCTGGCAGGAGGGCGTGACCGAGGAGGAGCTGGCGGTCGGCCGGACCTGGCGGGCCGGGCAGCTCACGGTCGACATGCAGACGCCGGGCTCGATCGCGGGCTCGCTGGCGACGCTGGTGGTGCACGGACTGCCCGACGACTACTACGCGACGCTGCGGCGGGACCTGCTCGACGCGACGGTCGCGGACGTCTCGGCCGCCGCACAGCAACACCTCCACCCGGAGGGTTTGACGCTGGTCGTGGAGGGTGACGCCGCCTCGATCCGCGACGAACTCGTGGCCAGTGGCATCGGCGAGATCGTCGACGTCGAGGTCTGA
- a CDS encoding 3-isopropylmalate dehydrogenase, which yields MARIAVVAGDGIGTEVTAEARKVIEAVLPDTEFDDYDLGARFYNRTKEVLPQAIEDELAAHDAILLGAIGDPSVPPGVLERGLLLKLRFDFDQYVNLRPSRLWPGTTSPLSGIKPGEIDMVVVREGTEGLYVGAGGVLHKNTPAEIATEESLNTRHGVERVIRDAFGRAQRRERRHLTLVHKTNVLTHAGGLWARTFAAVAAEFPDVTTEYQHIDAASMFLVSNPQRYDVVVTDNLFGDILTDIAAAVTGGIGMAASGSVNPERKYPSTFEPVHGSAPDIAGQGIADPAAAILSASLLLEHLGHTDEARRVSEAVAAEVASRTPGASLRTAEVGDRVAATAAA from the coding sequence GTGGCGCGGATCGCGGTTGTGGCCGGCGACGGCATCGGGACCGAAGTGACCGCGGAAGCCCGCAAGGTGATCGAGGCCGTCCTCCCCGACACGGAGTTCGACGACTACGACCTGGGTGCGCGCTTCTACAACCGCACCAAGGAAGTCCTGCCGCAGGCCATCGAGGACGAGCTGGCGGCGCACGACGCCATCCTGCTCGGCGCCATCGGTGACCCCAGCGTCCCGCCGGGCGTGCTCGAGCGTGGCCTGCTGCTCAAGCTCCGCTTCGACTTCGACCAGTACGTCAACCTGCGCCCCTCCCGGCTCTGGCCCGGAACGACCAGCCCGCTCTCCGGCATCAAGCCCGGCGAGATCGACATGGTCGTCGTCCGCGAGGGCACCGAGGGTCTCTACGTCGGTGCCGGTGGTGTCCTCCACAAGAACACCCCCGCCGAGATCGCGACCGAGGAGAGCCTGAACACCCGGCACGGTGTCGAGCGGGTCATCCGCGACGCGTTCGGCCGGGCGCAGCGCCGCGAGCGCCGCCACCTCACCCTCGTGCACAAGACCAACGTGCTCACGCACGCGGGCGGGCTCTGGGCGCGCACTTTCGCCGCCGTCGCCGCCGAGTTCCCCGACGTGACCACGGAATACCAGCACATCGACGCCGCGAGCATGTTCCTGGTGAGCAACCCGCAGCGGTACGACGTGGTGGTGACCGACAACCTCTTCGGTGACATCCTCACCGACATCGCCGCTGCCGTGACCGGTGGCATCGGCATGGCCGCCAGCGGCTCCGTCAACCCGGAGCGCAAGTACCCGTCGACCTTCGAGCCGGTGCACGGCTCCGCGCCGGACATCGCCGGCCAGGGCATCGCCGACCCGGCGGCCGCCATCCTCTCCGCGTCGCTGCTGCTCGAGCACCTCGGGCACACCGACGAGGCCCGACGAGTATCCGAGGCGGTCGCCGCCGAGGTCGCGTCCCGCACACCGGGCGCCTCGCTGCGTACCGCCGAGGTCGGAGACCGGGTCGCCGCCACCGCGGCCGCCTGA
- a CDS encoding glycosyltransferase yields MVRSTVRRPLRDLPVNVLVTVGPGSDPARLGPQPPNVFLTDFAPHALVLPRCSGLVTQGGAGTIVAALCHGLPHLVLPQGADQFVNGATAERAGVAIVVPPAELTAETVRAAALRLLDDPVLTANARAVQTEINGMPDADAVLTELAG; encoded by the coding sequence GTGGTTCGGAGCACGGTACGGCGACCTCTGCGGGACCTGCCGGTCAACGTCCTGGTCACAGTCGGCCCGGGCAGCGATCCGGCCCGGCTCGGACCCCAGCCGCCGAACGTCTTCCTGACCGACTTCGCCCCGCACGCCCTGGTGCTGCCCCGGTGCTCTGGCCTGGTCACCCAGGGTGGCGCCGGGACGATCGTCGCGGCGCTCTGTCACGGCCTGCCGCATCTGGTCCTGCCGCAGGGCGCAGACCAGTTCGTCAACGGCGCCACCGCCGAGCGGGCGGGAGTTGCCATCGTCGTGCCACCGGCGGAGCTGACCGCCGAGACCGTTCGTGCGGCGGCGCTCCGGCTGCTCGACGACCCGGTCCTGACGGCAAACGCCCGCGCCGTGCAGACCGAGATCAACGGTATGCCCGACGCGGACGCGGTGCTGACCGAGCTGGCCGGCTAG
- the cimA gene encoding citramalate synthase gives MTYQVFDTTLRDGGQREGISYSVVDKLAVARLLDEFGVGFIEGGWPGAMPKDTEFFARAKNELELKNAVLVAFGATRKANVDVGTDPQVKALLDAETPVVCVVAKSDIRHVERALRTTGEENLAMVRDTVEHLVANGRRAFVDCEHFFDGFRYDPDYTASVVQAAFEAGAERVVMCDTNGGMLPSMITAVIQDLVRRTGVAPDQLGIHCQNDTSCAVANTVAAVEAGVEHFQCTANGYGERPGNADLFAVVSNLQLKLGLKVLPDGCLEKATRVSSALAEIANIAPDTHQAYVGAAAFAHKAGLHASAIKVDPLLYNHVDPSVVGNDMRILVTEMAGRASIELKSRELGLDLAGHPDTLTAVTRKVKDLEAGGWSFEAADASFELLVRSELPGEDFVRPFALESYRVQVEHREDGAVVSEATVKVRVRGERIIATAEGNGPVNALDEALRVALSKHYPELKTFELADFKVRILEGSHGSNAITRVLVETSDGRRDWTTVGVHENVVEASWKALTDALTYGLARTTTSA, from the coding sequence ATGACCTATCAGGTGTTCGACACGACGTTGCGCGACGGCGGGCAACGCGAGGGCATCAGCTACTCGGTCGTCGACAAGCTCGCGGTCGCCCGGTTGCTGGACGAGTTCGGGGTCGGCTTCATCGAGGGCGGCTGGCCGGGTGCGATGCCCAAGGACACCGAGTTCTTCGCCCGCGCCAAGAACGAGCTCGAGCTGAAGAACGCGGTGCTCGTGGCGTTCGGGGCGACCCGCAAGGCGAACGTCGACGTGGGTACGGACCCGCAGGTCAAGGCCCTGCTGGACGCCGAGACACCGGTTGTCTGCGTGGTGGCCAAGTCCGACATCCGGCACGTCGAGCGGGCGCTGCGCACCACCGGCGAGGAAAACCTGGCCATGGTCCGGGACACCGTCGAGCACCTGGTCGCCAACGGCCGCCGTGCGTTTGTCGACTGCGAGCACTTCTTCGACGGCTTCCGCTACGACCCCGACTACACCGCCTCCGTCGTCCAGGCCGCGTTCGAGGCCGGCGCCGAGCGGGTGGTCATGTGTGACACCAACGGCGGCATGCTCCCGTCGATGATCACCGCGGTGATCCAGGACCTGGTCCGGCGGACCGGCGTGGCACCCGATCAGCTCGGCATCCACTGCCAGAACGACACGTCCTGCGCGGTCGCCAACACCGTCGCCGCCGTCGAGGCGGGCGTCGAACACTTCCAGTGCACGGCCAACGGGTACGGCGAGCGGCCGGGCAACGCCGACCTCTTCGCCGTCGTCAGCAACCTGCAACTCAAGCTCGGGCTGAAGGTCCTACCGGACGGCTGCCTCGAGAAGGCGACGCGGGTGTCCTCCGCGCTCGCCGAGATCGCCAACATCGCCCCCGACACCCACCAGGCCTACGTCGGGGCCGCGGCATTCGCTCACAAGGCGGGGCTGCACGCGAGCGCGATCAAGGTGGATCCGCTGCTCTACAACCACGTCGACCCGTCGGTGGTGGGCAACGACATGCGGATCCTGGTGACCGAGATGGCCGGCCGGGCCAGCATCGAGCTCAAGAGCCGTGAGCTCGGTCTGGACCTGGCCGGCCACCCGGACACCCTCACCGCCGTGACCCGCAAGGTCAAGGACCTGGAGGCGGGTGGCTGGTCCTTCGAGGCCGCCGACGCTTCCTTCGAGCTCCTGGTACGCAGTGAGCTCCCCGGCGAGGACTTCGTCCGCCCGTTCGCGCTGGAGTCCTACCGGGTGCAGGTCGAGCACCGTGAGGACGGCGCAGTGGTCTCGGAGGCCACCGTCAAGGTGCGTGTCCGCGGTGAGCGCATCATCGCGACCGCCGAGGGCAACGGCCCGGTCAACGCCCTCGACGAGGCGCTGCGGGTGGCACTCTCCAAGCACTACCCGGAGCTGAAGACATTCGAGCTGGCCGACTTCAAGGTCCGCATCCTGGAGGGCTCGCACGGCTCGAACGCGATCACCCGCGTCCTGGTCGAGACGAGCGACGGCCGCCGCGACTGGACGACCGTCGGTGTCCACGAGAACGTCGTCGAGGCGAGCTGGAAGGCCCTGACCGACGCCCTCACCTACGGCCTGGCCCGCACCACCACGTCCGCCTGA